CCCTTTGATTATCTTtccttactaatttttttctcatatagatatgcaaatgagatcgcaactatcatagtgcggggttgatgaggcttaatttcacaccggatctctggaataagcccttcaataaatgtatccagaagttatcgttccgaccaatctctagcttaatttgataatctttcaaacctactctgatattccaacattgtagaagtctgacaaattttggtgaATTGGCAATcatcattctcatattcggatgggccaaagcgaacaagaagctctTTTTTGAACTGCTCTCACGAAagaactccgtgaaaagtttcatatcaatcgtaccactggattgcatctctatcgagctagattgaggctacttctaccttagattcttctagggttctgtgaaaacgaaaaaaaaaaaattttgtcacCTCATATCCCCATCTTTCtatcttggaaattccacctttatgtgtaagtagtttgtgtcacaaatttgagacccttttcctgtattttcagatctatgcaacgtagaacttgagcccctatTTTGTTAAAATTTATTGAGGCTTTCCAATatgctttttttgaaatcattaagtatttcttgcagtcgattctcaattctgatttccaatgtttctatttgtgctttcactgagttatcggtggccattacgTAAGACCACAAATCTGTAatatcaactcctatttttgatgtCGGTAAAGGGTATCAGCACTGTCGatgtgaagttgccgaggaggtagaCGCCGAGGGTAGTGCTACGGTCGctccgttggaggaagagttgctgccctgtttctatcactgCGTGGGGTAAGAGCGTTGAGTGTTGGAAGGCGACTAGGTCGGTGTGGTTACAGTTGCTGCGACCTAAGGGGGCGATCGTCGAGCaaccgggttgaggctgcggtgatgacaACCTGCAGTGACGGTTGCGACTCAAGTgaaggtagcgatggtggtgtggctgGGGGTAGCGCCATTGCGGTGGCATGGATGGAAGGCAACATTGCTCTGTATTTgacgcactacggaaggaggcgttggtgacaTCGAGGGATCACATGCGGTTGAGGAAATGGCGGGGGCTACGGTGGccgtggttgccttgttttgatcgccATGAGAAGGGACGATCGAGCGACTGCGGTTGCGACCCTAGGGGAGTCGggcgacggtggagaaggaggcagcggtggtggctcgggtgggacacGACCGGCGGTGAGCGGCTGGGGTATAATGGTAGCGGTGGAGTCAACTTGCAGCGGTGGGCGGCGGTGGGCTAGCCGAAAGCAGGGGTGCGTCGCTAcgacttcttctttcttttttaaatttttttagaacACAGCGAGAATGTCGAGGATCGTTGCTCTAaggagcagtggcgacggtggggaACGGGTTGCCTTTGCGGCGACGGTGGTGATGGAGAAGGGAAGCAATAAGGGTGTGGTTAACAGTTACcgacctcttctctctcttctttttctttccttcttttttttttttttttgagattacGAACTGTAGTGAGAATGCCGAGGATCacagctctaataccaaatgatagaaccTTAAgattttatcgtaaaagaaagaagggctttgataatgatcactttgagtggattggcctccttgatcgctttaaggggatcgacctcctaaggtttgtcataacaaactggaataatatttcattgattgattgattgatttaaagaaagggttacatcactatttcaggacttggactcttaataataattaaatattaaataaacttttatCCGATTTTAATtgaactaaactgactcaataaacattattcaaaagctcagaaaaaaatGTCCTAACCGTCGTAAAGAAAGTTGGGAGATGCcatgagaaagaatttataatcaCTTCCTCTTAGTTGGCTTCCTTGTGGGAGATCAAAGATGAAGATAAAAACAACTACAAAGAAGCCCTCTTTCTTACGATCAAACTTTAGAGATCAATGACACACAAGCTGGGACAAAGAGCTCAAATGTTTGTATGACTTCAAGAGAAAAATGTTAGGTCGTGGAGAATAATACGTAgggctttttatttatttatttagggcTCGTAAGGTTCTTTGTACGGTATAGGGTCCGATCTATCTTTTTCTTCGTTTTGAGCGATCCTATTAtccaatttaaatatattttaatcattttaggAAAATAAGACTTTATGCAGGAATAAGTAAACAAGAGGAGCATGTAAAAAATATTGatccttaatatatatatatatatatatatatatatatatatatatatatatatatatatatatatatatatatagacaatcACCCTAAATGCAAAATAATTGTGTGACACTGTTTACTGAGAAGAAATATATTTTCTCATCGTACTCGTGCAGCCTTTGAGTTGTGCAAATGTCGAGTAGCCATTTAATAGACAAATTAATGCTAATAAATTAGTACGTACCAAAGGGTACAATGGTAAACTGTATTATGACACGGACTCTTTTCTCTCTCATTTAATTCAAACCCTTTCTGAATTAATTAATGGTAATAAATTACTACACTCTTTTCTCTCTCATTTAATTAATGCTAATAATTTTTTAAGAAGTTatgttttttattaaaattaaagcatttgaatttattttattatagttataatatttttttacagcTCATGCCGCACATAGTTGTTTAATCATTTTTGACTAAAATATTTATAAGTCTCGTTAgtatttaatcatatcatcttaaaaaaattattttatatttttttcaaatctatatttaattattcatcaataaaaaaaaattcttacttATATATTTACTTTACTGTTCTTATTTCAGGGATACAAATTTCTTTTGTATATTAGTTTTTAAACCATTAAATGCTCCATAAAATATCGTTGATTTAACGATTGACTTTTATTTTGGTAAAGGAAAAAGATGAAGACCACTTTTCTTCTTGATGTTGTGGATGTTTGGTAATAATCGGATTAGTTTGACTTAATTTGATTTTGGGTATGTGTGAGAAATTTGATATGATCCAAAATGATACTCAAATGCTTGGTTGATTACTAAGGAGTGCTTAGATACTTTCTTAATGGTTGACCCATATAAAAATCTAAGTTCGGATGAGATTCTCGATGATTCCTCTAATGCTCTATTCAGTCGTGAAAcgaaatgaaaatattttaataaatatttattcatcttaaattattataatttggaGGATATTTTATGTTGGATTTAACCCAGAAGAAGTATTCTGAAGTacaagtaaaatattttcttttatatttgtcCTATATCCTCTTGGAGCTAACTGGGCTATCACATGTCTTATTAGAAGGAATCTTTTCTCTATAAAGTATAATACCAATTATACTTATGTAGTGAATATAGTATAAATGATTGAggatcattaatatatatatatatatatatatgaaatggttattatgtATAATGAAATCAGTTTAAATGATTATAGACACATTTAGGAATATATTAGAAATGTGCATTGATGGTCCAACTCACATCTCAAATATGAATTAGTGCTTGAAACTTTTTTTAAAAGAATTATATCTAGTTTGGATGTTGCAttgtaaatatttaaatactTATACTACCTTACAACATTTAATATTTCAACATTTGTAGgatgttaataattttttaaaaaaatttcaaagtaCTTATGACATTCTTTAAAATCACAATAGTATCACTATATAATAGGATCCTAACCCTCATTTCGTCTCTCATCAACTCCTCTCATAGatggaattttatttatttttaaaggcaattttacattcatttatatgattatatttttatttattatatatatatatatacattcattcattcatttatgttattttatttaattattaatttaaataaaaattacttatttatttttgaataaatattaaaaatatttgaagagtaaatttattatataatattaaataaaattttaaaatataattttatcaaacaacaTCTACATCAATACATACTTATAATACAATTTTTATCTATTAATTATCAACTACTCAAAGtatttcataattatatattcactcaaattatttttcaaatatatattaaaaatataaatatattccccCTTGCACTCACATATACACATCTTTGCAGAGGAGAGGTTGATCTGCATCTCATCATCATAAGGATTATATGAGCTGGGCTTCATGATGAAACCTCCCATGAAAATTCGGAGGATTGTCCATGTATTTTTAACTTGATTTCCCTTGCTAAAGATATTAATATattcttaatttttaattattcagatttataggaaataatattattgttttttttaataaaaaaatatttaaatatttaattttaagcaATTTTAAAAAATGTAAATCTTGAAGAAACATAAAAACACTTTTGATTTAGTAACAATCGAGCAGTAATCCGCCACGTGTAGCTACTTGGAAGGGTCTCGATGTCCGGGGCCATCAAGAACCGTTTGATCTGACAACGGACGATGTTCGTCGGACGGCCGTGGATCTTCAGCTCGTCCCGTAGGGCAGATCGCGAGCTCGCAGAAGAGGAGGATGCGTCGCCGTCCATGGCGTCGGACCTTCTTCGTCgatctctttctcctccttttcATCGTCCCCCTCGTCTTATTCGTGTTGCGGGTGGCGTTTACAGGCGGCGACGCTGAGGTGAGGGTCAAGAGGTCCGCGGAGCTCCCCCTTCGCTTCAGCTCTGATGGTGTCTTTAAGATCCTCCAGGTAAGTTGAGCTTCGTAGCCCGACTCCAAGGATTGGGTTTTTTTACCATCAAGATAGGATTTCCTGCCCGTGTATCTTGTAGGTGGCCGATATGCATTACGGCAACGGGCTGGTGACCCGATGCCGAGACGTCTTGCCCTCGGAGGCCGCCCGCTGCTCCGATCTCAACTCGACGTTGTTCCTCAAGAGGATGATCGAAGCCGAGAAACCGGATTTGATCGCCTTCACAGGTTCTCCTACCGACTCTTCCTCTTCTGGTACCTCGATTTTCGCATGGAAGATTCCATGTTTCACGCGGATTGAGGGGGCACTGGAGATACATTTGCTCTGGCCCTGTCTTCTTTCGTATTCTTGTTCTCTTCTTCTTCGATCTTTTCGGGTCGCCGTTGCGGAGGCCATCGATCCGCTATTCCTCGTCGGTAGACTGATTCTGGGTGAATTATCGTGCGGAAGGCGCGTTTCTTTGAGGGGCTTGTTTGCTCGTCAGATGATTCCGATCGCTCGATCTGTTATTTCTTCAATTAGTGTTTTCGGGCTGCCGGAAGATGCCGCCGAGTCCACGGCACAGATCCCACCAGTCGCACAAACACTTGAGGGACCGGTCCGACTCCGAGGAGGATGAGAGACCGCTGGAGAGGACTAGGGAGGAGGATTCGGTGCCGGAGAAGCGAAGGCCCTCGAATGAGCACGCTGGGAAAGAGGTGATGGGTTCTAGCAATGAGGATACCTCTGAGGAGAAGAAGCGCAAATCAAGTGAGGACGAGGTGGTGGTCGTGGTTGCTGATCTGTGGGACGGTGGCCAGGAGAATACCACAAGAGGTGGAATGGAGAGGAATTTGGGCCTGTTTTGGACAAGTGTTCAAGATCATGGAAGGCATGAGGGGTGAGGATCATGGAAGGAAGAATGACTCAGTGAAGAAGAAGTCCGAAGGCATGAGGGGTGAGGATCATGGAAGGAAGAATGACTCAGTGAAGAAGAAGTCCAAAGGCATGAGGGGTGAGGATCATGGAAGGAAGAATGACTCAGTGAAGGAGAAGTCCGAAAAGACATCAAGCCGGAGAGAGAGTAGTCATTACAAGGATGGAAAGGAGAGGAGGGcagcaagaagaaggaagaggcccAAGATTCCAGGCATGTTATGTCTGATGATTTGCCCAGTAGGTAAGGCACAGAGGAACTTGCAACGAAGCACTATACAAAAGTCAACGAATCCAGGGAAAACCCTGAAGACAAAGATAAGTCGCTAGATAATAGCAGAGGTTTTGATGATAGGAGACTATCTTATAGAGACGATTATAGTATAGATAAATAAATCATCTCTTTAGATTCATTTTACTGCATTTTCTTTTACCTTACCTTCTTGATCTTCTTGTCgtgcaacaacaaaaaaaaaaaaactgtaagTCTAAATTATTTGAGATCGGCTATTTGAATCATTTATCATCGTTGAGATATGTTCTTATCCATATTATATGCTTAATAATTCTTTGCCTATGGATGTCATTAATCAGAGGTCTCTATACCTTCACTTGTTTGAATATTCATAGATGTTGCATTTAGAGATGACACTGTTGATTCGGTAGACAATCATTCTTTTTATGGATTATGGTTATTTCTGACAGACCTCTAGCTACATGCTATCTAAGGTTTCCTTCTAGACTTCTTCTACTAAATCTCTCTCTGTTCTATTTTGACTTTTGACTCTCAGAAAATAATTTATCAGGTGTTTCTAACTGAGTTTTCTCTATATCATCTTCTCATCTAAAACAGGGGATAACATATTTGGAGCCAGTGCTACTGATGCTGCAGAATCACTCTTCAAGGTTTTTAGGCCTGCCATGGAGTCCAGGACTCCCTGGGCTCCAATCTTGGGCAATCATGACCAGGAGTCCACCATGACACGAGAAGAATTGATGTCGTTCATCTCACTAATGGATTACTCAGTGTCCCAAGTAAACCCATCTGGTTTTGTGGTCGATGGATATGGAAATTATGACATCAGGGTGCATGGAGCATGGGGATCGGGTTTGGCTAACACAAGTGTGCTAAATCTCTATTTCCTTGACAGTGGTGATCGTGTTATGGTCAGTGGTGTCAGAACATATGGTTGGATTAGGGATTCTCAACTAACTTGGCTTCACACTATTTCTGAAGAGCTTCAGGTAGCAGTGATTTATGAAAATTTAAGCttaatgttcaaatttatttccGAGGATGTAGCCCGTTTACATGCATTAAGGCCCCTCCTTGACCCCCAACccttactctctctctctttcttttcttctgatATACGGCAAAAACCAGCCTTTGTAATTCTCCTGTTATACATCAGAAAGATATGGACTCACCTTGTCTCCACTCAGGCAAGAAACTGTTGAGATAGATGTGGTAATCAAATCTGGGCCTTCTAATCACATTAAGGCCTCATTGAATTGTTAAGTAAATACACCCTCCTAACACATAATTACCCTTGTAGAAGCCCATAACCTTGAATGCTTATTAGTGACTTCTCAAGCACCATTTGTTTTCCCTTTGATATTACTATAGCGGTAGCTGAGAAAATGTAGCGTTCTTGGTGAACTATAAAATGCCGCTTTAGTTTCTGCATGATTTTTTTGTCTGCAGTGTTATATTGATACCAACATCAAATGCATAACTGATTCTGAAGCTTATAAGagttagatttggcaaatgaaaaTAATGGATCTGGCTACATAATATAAAACATTTAATTACTGAGAACAAAAGCTAACATTGTGCAATAATTTGGCTTCGATCAGATACATATGGTGAGTTGTGTATAATTGTCATGATATTAAGTTAAAATGAGATTATTGAGAGCTACCAAATAACAAAATTTTTATCTTGTATATCATGTTTATCAAATCAATTATGATCTATACCTCtaggcaaaagaaaaaagaagtttaCTTTGTCATG
This DNA window, taken from Musa acuminata AAA Group cultivar baxijiao chromosome BXJ3-7, Cavendish_Baxijiao_AAA, whole genome shotgun sequence, encodes the following:
- the LOC135643462 gene encoding probable inactive purple acid phosphatase 28 isoform X2, whose protein sequence is MRRRPWRRTFFVDLFLLLFIVPLVLFVLRVAFTGGDAEVRVKRSAELPLRFSSDGVFKILQVADMHYGNGLVTRCRDVLPSEAARCSDLNSTLFLKRMIEAEKPDLIAFTGDNIFGASATDAAESLFKVFRPAMESRTPWAPILGNHDQESTMTREELMSFISLMDYSVSQVNPSGFVVDGYGNYDIRVHGAWGSGLANTSVLNLYFLDSGDRVMVSGVRTYGWIRDSQLTWLHTISEELQSRYPAPALSFFHIPIPEVRDLWFRGFVGQFQEAVACSSVKSGILQSLSSMGDVKAVFIGHDHLNDFCGKINGIWFCYGGGFGYHGYGRVGWPRRARVISAHLAKGKEAWMGVETIRTWKRLDDDKLTKIDEQLLWSHDHLQPGTLYL
- the LOC135643462 gene encoding probable inactive purple acid phosphatase 28 isoform X3, encoding MRIPLRRRSANQVRTRWWSWLLICGTVARRIPQEVEWRGIWACFGQVFKIMEGMRGEDHGRKNDSVKEKSEKTSSRRESSHYKDGKERRAARRRKRPKIPGMLCLMICPVGDNIFGASATDAAESLFKVFRPAMESRTPWAPILGNHDQESTMTREELMSFISLMDYSVSQVNPSGFVVDGYGNYDIRVHGAWGSGLANTSVLNLYFLDSGDRVMVSGVRTYGWIRDSQLTWLHTISEELQSRYPAPALSFFHIPIPEVRDLWFRGFVGQFQEAVACSSVKSGILQSLSSMGDVKAVFIGHDHLNDFCGKINGIWFCYGGGFGYHGYGRVGWPRRARVISAHLAKGKEAWMGVETIRTWKRLDDDKLTKIDEQLLWSHDHLQPGTLYL
- the LOC135643462 gene encoding probable inactive purple acid phosphatase 28 isoform X1 is translated as MRIPLRRRSANQVRTRWWSWLLICGTVARRIPQEVEWRGIWACFGQVFKIMEGMRGEDHGRKNDSVKKKSEGMRGEDHGRKNDSVKKKSKGMRGEDHGRKNDSVKEKSEKTSSRRESSHYKDGKERRAARRRKRPKIPGMLCLMICPVGDNIFGASATDAAESLFKVFRPAMESRTPWAPILGNHDQESTMTREELMSFISLMDYSVSQVNPSGFVVDGYGNYDIRVHGAWGSGLANTSVLNLYFLDSGDRVMVSGVRTYGWIRDSQLTWLHTISEELQSRYPAPALSFFHIPIPEVRDLWFRGFVGQFQEAVACSSVKSGILQSLSSMGDVKAVFIGHDHLNDFCGKINGIWFCYGGGFGYHGYGRVGWPRRARVISAHLAKGKEAWMGVETIRTWKRLDDDKLTKIDEQLLWSHDHLQPGTLYL